The following DNA comes from Streptomyces sp. NBC_00273.
CGACCCGGGTCTTCCCGCCCTTGGGGAGAGTGAAGTACAGGCGGCCGTACAGGAGCTGGACCTGTCGGCGGACGCGGATGAGGCCGCGCTCGAAGTCGATGTCCGCAGGCGACAGCCCGAAGACCTCCCCCTGGCGCAGCCCGCACCCGAGAGCGACGACGACGGCGATCCGGTACCGCTGGTTGATGACGTCCCGCACCCGCTGCGCGATCTCCAGCGGCCAAGCCTCCCGCTGGTCCTCCGGGGCCATCGGCCAGCGCACCGACTTGGCGCGCATCGGGTTGCGGACCAGCCGCTTGTCGTCGATCGCCGTCTCGAAGACGTTCGAGAGGGTGGTCAGGATCTGCCGGGCGTAGCGCGGTGCGCACTCGCCTTCGAGCGTGGCGACGTAGCCGCGCAGGACCGACGCGGTGACGTCCCGCAGCGCGACGTCACCGATGTGCGGGAGTACGTGGAGGCGCACGCGCTCGTCCACCCGCTTGACCGTGCCCGGTGCACCCCGCACGCCCGCCTGCCAGTGGCGCGCGATGTAGTCGGCGACGGTGATGGAGCCGTCGCGCGGGTCGACGAACTCGCCCCGCTCACTGTCGGTGCCGGCCCTGCGGAGCCACGCCTTGGCGTCCTCCAGGGTGTCGAACGACATGCCCCGGACGCCCGGGATGCCCGCGACCCGGTACCGGCTGCCCTTGCCGTACCGGGCGGTACGCTCGCGCTTGCCGGTGACGGGGTCCTTCTTCTTGTTGATCCAGCGGTCTTCGATGTAGCCGGCCAAGTGTTTCCTTGCAGCTAGAGGTTCGGGACGGTCGGCCGGAAGCCATCAGACGGTTGCCGGGCAGGCAGGGCGCCGCTTCGGTGCGGCGCCCACGGGGTTGAGGTCGGGGTTGGAGCGGGAGTCCGCCTGCTCCTGCGCACGTATCCAGGCGTCGAGCGCATCGACCCTGTACGTCACCCGCCCGCGGGCGCCCATCCGGAAACTGGGCGGACCCTGCCGCCTGTGACGCCAGACGTAAAGCGTCTTGGGTGAAATGCCGAGATACGTGGCCGTGTCCTGGACCCCAAGAAACGCACGGCCGACGGTGGAACGGTGACGAAATTCGGGGGCACTGGCAGAGGGAATCGGATCGACGACGGACAAGCGAAATTCCTTACGCAGGGGACGGGGAAATAGACCACTGGCCGCGCACAGACGCAGCGGCCTCCAGGGACCACCAATGGTGCGGAGAATCCCCGGTTTCGGAAACCGGGGATCTTCGGCTATATTCCGCCCACCCTCAGCGGCGCGGGGCGGCTCAACGGAGCAGCGAGAAGCGCGTGCGGCGGCGCTCCGAGGGCTGCAGCGATGGCGACGAGGTCGTCGATGTCGCAGCGGCGTACCGTGCGTTCGATCCGGGAGAGCGCGGTGAAGGTCATGGGGCGACCGAGTGCGGTGACCCGGGCGGCGAGCTGGCGCTGGGAGTAACCACGGGCCACGCGGGTGCGTTCGATGGCCTGGACGGCGGCGCGTCCGGCGGGTCCGATTTCAAGAGGGCGTGGCGGCATTGGTGTGTTGTAGCTTGCCCGCCGGAGGGTACGGAAGGCATTCCCCGTCTGCTGTGAGCGATC
Coding sequences within:
- a CDS encoding helix-turn-helix transcriptional regulator, giving the protein MSVVDPIPSASAPEFRHRSTVGRAFLGVQDTATYLGISPKTLYVWRHRRQGPPSFRMGARGRVTYRVDALDAWIRAQEQADSRSNPDLNPVGAAPKRRPACPATV
- a CDS encoding helix-turn-helix domain-containing protein; amino-acid sequence: MPPRPLEIGPAGRAAVQAIERTRVARGYSQRQLAARVTALGRPMTFTALSRIERTVRRCDIDDLVAIAAALGAPPHALLAAPLSRPAPLRVGGI
- a CDS encoding tyrosine-type recombinase/integrase, with amino-acid sequence MAGYIEDRWINKKKDPVTGKRERTARYGKGSRYRVAGIPGVRGMSFDTLEDAKAWLRRAGTDSERGEFVDPRDGSITVADYIARHWQAGVRGAPGTVKRVDERVRLHVLPHIGDVALRDVTASVLRGYVATLEGECAPRYARQILTTLSNVFETAIDDKRLVRNPMRAKSVRWPMAPEDQREAWPLEIAQRVRDVINQRYRIAVVVALGCGLRQGEVFGLSPADIDFERGLIRVRRQVQLLYGRLYFTLPKGGKTRVVDMPPSVAAELRTHLLQHTAVEVELPWGGPEPDRETRSYPLVLTTTYGNAIRANIFNDEVWKPALAKAGVIPVREKGQRWKASRKDGFHVLRHTYASVILEAGESVVTLARWLGHSSPTITLDHYAHFMPEAGGKGRAAVDALLGVAPQYVPDDLALA